One genomic window of Haliotis asinina isolate JCU_RB_2024 chromosome 4, JCU_Hal_asi_v2, whole genome shotgun sequence includes the following:
- the LOC137281148 gene encoding microfibril-associated glycoprotein 4-like: MSVRHPTPVPDRKRDDRVTNWVRGLKVGRTLLPIRTKVFLSRGETRQSLRQADDRDTTNNLSSRPQQKRSRARLRDSCQHGGRYSYAKRKCCREAYLLGVRGMGFYKIKPLGSPITYTVYCNCEWVGTIYAFKRVIPPPPQCYPISYHRTWEEYKRGFGNMDCGEYFLGLETIYQLTMFEKFQWNIYNLVDGEPFKVASIYLENTVLESESTQYRLNYDRYFTLPKEHGDDYFKTRERPRRFCTYDRDCWGCARQERGGWWFTKNCDGGALTAEPNMMYWPVHSVFKVINQTFLQLDHMSYF, encoded by the exons ATGTCGGTACGACATCCCACTCCGGTGCCTGACAGAAAACGTGACGACAGGGTCACGAACTGGGTCAGGGGGCTCAAAGTAGGACGCACACTTCTGCCCATAAGAACGAAGGTTTTTCTGAGCAGAGGAGAGACGAGACAGAGTCTACGGCAGGCAGACGACCGAGACACAACCAACAACCTCTCCAGCAGACCGCAGCAGAAAAGGTCCCGAGCGAGACTGAGG GATAGCTGCCAGCACGGTGGAAGATACTCGTATGCCAAGAGAAAGT GCTGCAGAGAGGCATACCTCCTTGGGGTACGTGGAATGGGCTTCTATAAAATTAAACCTTTGGGCTCTCCTATAACGTACACGGTGTATTGCAACTGTGAGTGGGTCGGCACCATCTACGCCTTCAAGAGAGTAATTCCCCCTCCTCCACAATGTTACCCTATAAGTTACCACCGAACGTGGGAGGAATACAAAAGAGGATTCGGCAACATGGACTGCGGCGAGTACTTCCTCGGGCTGGAGACCATCTACCAACTGACAATGTTTGAAAAATTCCAGTGGAACATATACAACTTAGTGGACGGTGAGCCATTCAAAGTAGCAAGTATTTACCTAGAGAACACAGTCCTTGAATCAGAGTCGACTCAATATAGGCTTAACTATGATCGTTATTTCACCTTACCCAAAGAACATGGAGACGACTACTTTAAAACCCGAGAGAGGCCAAGGCGCTTCTGTACCTACGACCGAGATTGTTGGGGATGCGCCCGCCAAGAAAGAGGGGGATGGTGGTTCACTAAAAATTGTGACGGAGGGGCTCTGACTGCAGAACCGAACATGATGTACTGGCCCGTCCACAGTGTGTTCAAAGTCATCAATCAGACATTTCTGCAGCTGGATCACATGTCATACTTCTAA